A single window of Lutzomyia longipalpis isolate SR_M1_2022 chromosome 1, ASM2433408v1 DNA harbors:
- the LOC129791988 gene encoding uncharacterized protein K02A2.6-like: MRLSGAVKTEPHGASEVSVDALARSITPFTYAPENNMTFDVWYGRYKSTFLEDGRNLDDPGRVRLLLRRLDNAAYARYSNLLRPVDPATIPFDDTVQRLTKLFGKGESLFSTRRKCLQFVMKESVDWATHGGLVNSICEDFRLAECTADQFKALIFCISIQSDKHIFVREQLLTRLETEPAERINVEFLIDEAQRLSNMKKDARLDITPANVSAVQKTRKSTNSQSDRPSRPCYLCGDMHWVRDCTHTNTKCKDCGKIGHKSGYCPPQRTQDNGGSTGKGKKKFFKKKKPSANTNVVYAPHPRVPIGLRRGCFVGIKEYLGGARKASSPRVIHERYGCSVQSDANTRRI, translated from the exons ATGAGGTTAAGCGGAGCCGTCAAAACGGAGCCACATGGGGCCTCCGAAGTCTCCGTTGATGCCTTGGCACGCTCGATTACGCCCTTTACCTATGCTCCGGAAAACAATATGACCTTCGATGTGTGGTATGGCAGATACAAATCCACATTTCTCGAGGATGGTCGCAATCTCGATGATCCAGGGCGAGTGAGACTCCTCCTGCGTAGATTGGACAACGCAGCTTACGCGAGATATTCCAATCTTCTGCGCCCCGTCGACCCAGCCACGATTCCCTTCGATGACACCGTCCAGAGACTCACAAAGCTCTTTGGCAAAGGGGAATCTCTCTTCAGCACACGTCGCAAATGTCTACAATTCGTGATGAAGGAATCTGTCGACTGGGCCACGCATGGAGGGCTTGTGAACAGCATCTGCGAGGATTTTAGATTGGCTGAGTGCACAGCGGATCAGTTCAAGGCATTGATTTTCTGTATTAGCATACAAAGTGACAAACATATCTTTGTACGCGAGCAGCTGTTGACACGCCTTGAAACTGAGCCCGCCGAAAGGATCAACGTGGAGTTTTTGATCGACGAAGCTCAGCGACTCTCGAATATGAAGAAGGATGCCCGCCTGGATATCACCCCTGCGAATGTCAGTGCTGTCCAGAAGACCCGTAAGTCCACCAATTCACAATCTGATCGCCCCTCACGTCCATGCTATCTGTGTGGCGACATGCATTGGGTGCGTGACTGTACCCACACCAATACGAAATGCAAAGATTGTGGGAAAATCGGCCACAAATCGGGCTACTGCCCGCCTCAACGTACTCAGGACAACGGAGGAAGCACTGGAAAGggcaaaaagaagtttttcaagaagaagaagccaTCAGCAAACACCAACGTTGTTTATGCTCCTCACCCGAGGG TTCCAATTGGATTGCGCCGCGGATGTTTCGTTGGTATCAAGGAGTACTTGGGAGGAGCTCGGAAAGCCTCTTCTCCGAGAGTCATCCATGAACGTTACGGATGCTCAGTCCAATCGGATGCCAATACTCGGCGAATTTGA
- the LOC129787411 gene encoding uncharacterized protein K02A2.6-like: MRGRCMVVGGRTSNLFGIEWIAELGLWDVAPSAYCHAVQGEFDTASAVKEIRESFPGVFGREIGKCTRITASIHLKPNAKPIFRPKRPVAFHMLPVVDEELQRLQSSGIITPVEYSPWAAPIVVARKSNGTIRICGDYSSGLNESIEMNNYPIPDPDSLFSRLSNKSVFSHIDLSDAYLQVPMDTESSNLLTIHTPRGLFRFNRLPPGIKSAPGIFQEVVERMLQGIPDVICYFDDICVASSSPEAHFSTLKAVFQRLKDFNFRVRLEKYPDKCDAIKRMPAPKNVQELRSFLGAIQFWGKFVKGMSELRKPMDDLLKKNARWKWTQQCQKAFIRFKEILTSDLLLTHYDPHLPITIASDASSHAMGCVAYHEYPDGTLKAFYHASRKMTDAEMGYSQIEKEALGIIFAVKKFHRFIYGRNFTLLTDHKPLLSIFGSKKGIPVHTANRLQRWALILLGYDFTIKYTSTTSFGHADVLSRLINNHRQPDDEVIIAQILDEEYDNVVVQEVTTQLPVNFRMIKDATAASRDLQLLIGYIKGGWPPSQKSIKSREVARYFKIRDALSIIKDCVFYRDRVVVPETFRSKILAQLHEAHPGMSRMKALARSYVFWPGLDEDVEMKVRHCSDCAIASRSPVKTNLASWPLSTGPWQRIHLDYAKYKGDYFLLVIDAYSKWPEVFRTSSTTTTITIQKLVEVFARHGLPEVIVSDNGTQFVSDEFQEFCRLNGIQHIRTCPYSPASNGQCERLVDTLKRSLEKQSAQKIDTALQRFLANYRVTPNDYAPAGKSPSEVMYGRKVRTIFDLLKERPKEPLQRNEKMERDYNKKHGTKQSSFSKGEEIYAKKFAQGGKWKWVPGKIIERRGTVTYNVRLSDGLIIRSHVNQLKRRFSETLDTPADTSSSDLPIFAPSSVPLLSQVQPQNSPQPQSTHSETPVLPLPSRTPQKAPKDPPAEVRSPIAGPSRATPPRVTPPQPSPRMSLQSIPPQSAITISSDTEDSATPYEDTVTTPERSNAGQSEDVEDDPAASDLSPEVERPAPATPLYRRLRARPYRISERFKNREDHQGGPSAP; the protein is encoded by the coding sequence ATGCGCGGGCGTTGTATGGTCGTTGGTGGACGAACGTCGAATTTGTTCGGAATCGAGTGGATCGCTGAACTCGGTCTTTGGGATGTAGCACCGAGTGCCTACTGCCACGCTGTCCAAGGAGAATTTGACACGGCGAGTGCTGTCAAGGAAATCCGGGAATCTTTTCCGGGAGTTTTTGGACGTGAGATCGGGAAATGTACACGCATCACTGCTTCCATCCACCTGAAACCCAACGCAAAGCCCATTTTTCGCCCAAAGCGTCCGGTTGCTTTTCATATGCTGCCAGTGGTAGACGAAGAACTGCAGCGTCTGCAGTCATCAGGGATTATTACTCCAGTCGAATATTCCCCATGGGCCGCACCCATCGTCGTGGCACGCAAGTCAAATGGAACAATCCGGATATGTGGCGATTATTCAAGTGGCCTCAATGAGTCGATTGAAATGAATAACTATCCTATTCCCGACCCTGATAGTTTATTCAGCCGCTTGTCAAACAAGAGCGTTTTCAGCCACATCGACTTGTCCGATGCATATCTACAAGTGCCCATGGATACTGAGTCGAGCAATCTACTCACTATTCACACTCCCCGAGGACTTTTCCGGTTCAATCGCCTCCCACCTGGCATCAAAAGCGCGCCCGGAATTTTTCAAGAGGTGGTTGAGCGCATGCTCCAAGGAATACCGGATGTGATATGCTATTTCGACGATATCTGTGTCGCAAGTTCGTCCCCAGAAGCACATTTCTCGACACTCAAAGCCGTTTTTCAACGTTTGAAGGATTTCAACTTCCGTGTCCGCCTTGAGAAATATCCGGACAAATGTGACGCTATTAAACGGATGCCTGCTCCGAAAAATGTCCAGGAACTACGTAGCTTTCTGGGGGCAATTCAATTTTGGGGAAAGTTTGTGAAGGGCATGAGTGAACTACGCAAACCAATGGACGACCTCCTCAAGAAAAATGCCAGATGGAAATGGACTCAACAATGTCAGAAAGCTTTTATTCGCTTTAAGGAAATTCTGACTTCCGATCTGCTGCTTACGCACTATGACCCACATCTGCCTATCACCATAGCTTCGGACGCTTCATCACACGCTATGGGCTGCGTGGCATACCACGAATATCCTGATGGGACATTGAAGGCATTCTACCATGCCTCCCGCAAGATGACAGACGCAGAAATGGGGTACAGCCAGATTGAGAAAGAAGCGCTTGGAATTATTTTCGCTGTAAAGAAATTCCACCGTTTCATTTATGGCCGGAACTTCACGCTCTTAACCGACCATAAGCCCCTACTGTCCATTTTTGGTAGCAAAAAGGGCATACCGGTTCACACCGCGAATCGTCTCCAGAGATGGGCCCTCATACTCTTGGGATACGATTTTACCATCAAATACACatccaccaccagttttggGCATGCTGACGTATTGTCCAGGCTTATCAACAATCACCGGCAACCTGACGATGAGGTGATCATTGCACAAATTCTTGATGAGGAGTACGACAACGTGGTAGTCCAGGAAGTGACCACCCAACTGCCTGTGAATTTTCGAATGATCAAGGACGCCACCGCTGCCTCAAGGGACCTACAATTGTTGATTGGATACATCAAGGGTGGATGGCCGCCTTCCCAGAAGTCCATCAAATCTCGGGAAGTAGCTCGTTATTTCAAGATACGTGATGCTTTGTCAATTATTAAAGATTGTGTCTTTTACAGGGACCGGGTGGTGGTACCAGAGACATTCCGGAGCAAGATTCTCGCACAACTTCACGAGGCGCACCCTGGCATGTCACGCATGAAAGCCTTGGCCCGCAGTTACGTCTTTTGGCCAGGCTTGGATGAAGATGTTGAGATGAAAGTGCGCCACTGCTCCGATTGTGCCATCGCATCCCGGTCCCCTGTCAAGACCAATCTAGCATCATGGCCGTTGTCCACTGGCCCATGGCAACGGATACACTTGGACTACGCCAAGTACAAGGGAGATTATTTTCTGCTCGTCATCGACGCTTATTCGAAATGGCCAGAAGTATTCCGTACGTCTTCAACGACAACAACAATCACCATTCAGAAGCTTGTGGAAGTTTTTGCCCGACATGGTCTTCCGGAAGTCATCGTTAGTGATAATGGGACGCAGTTTGTCAGCGATGAGTTCCAAGAGTTTTGTCGTCTCAACGGAATACAGCATATTCGCACTTGCCCCTACTCCCCAGCAAGCAATGGGCAGTGCGAACGTCTAGTGGATACTCTCAAGCGATCCCTGGAGAAGCAATCTGCGCAGAAAATCGACACGGCACTTCAGAGATTTCTGGCCAACTACCGTGTGACTCCCAATGATTACGCGCCTGCAGGGAAATCTCCATCAGAAGTCATGTACGGCCGCAAGGTACGTACAATCTTTGATCTCCTGAAAGAGCGTCCCAAGGAGCCTCTGCAACGCAACGAGAAGATGGAGAGAGATTACAACAAGAAGCACGGCACGAAACAGAGTTCCTTCTCAAAGGGGGAGGAGATCTATGCGAAGAAGTTTGCACAAGGAGGTAAATGGAAATGGGTTCCTGGCAAAATCATTGAACGTCGTGGGACGGTTACTTACAATGTGCGGCTCAGTGATGGACTCATCATCAGGTCTCATGtgaatcaactcaagcgccgTTTTAGTGAGACGCTAGATACACCTGCTGATACATCATCGTCTGATTTGCCAATTTTTGCACCCTCTTCCGTGCCATTACTCTCTCAAGTACAGCCTCAGAACTCGCCGCAGCCACAATCTACACACTCTGAGACCCCTGTACTGCCATTACCTTCTCGCACTCCACAAAAGGCACCGAAAGATCCACCTGCTGAAGTTCGGTCACCAATAGCTGGCCCTTCTCGTGCAACACCGCCACGAGTTACACCCCCACAACCATCCCCGCGTATGTCACTGCAAAGCATCCCACCGCAATCTGCTATCACTATTAGTTCGGACACTGAGGATTCTGCTACACCTTATGAGGACACAGTGACTACTCCTGAAAGAAGCAACGCGGGACAAAGTGAGGATGTTGAGGATGATCCAGCTGCTTCAGATCTTTCCCCGGAAGTTGAGCGCCCGGCTCCAGCTACACCATTGTACCGTCGCTTGCGTGCACGACCGTACAGGATCAGTGAGCGCTTCAAGAACCGAGAGGATCATCAGGGTGGACCTTCCGCTCCTTAG